A window from Sulfurovum sp. TSL1 encodes these proteins:
- a CDS encoding alpha-L-glutamate ligase-like protein — MFANPFKLKKLGILGMNKRNIHYIGAHNDRKYYPLVDNKLKTKIVAQNAGIAVPKLIKTIERQSQLRHLKEMLEGIDGFVLKPSQGSGGKGILVIVKREGDEFIKANGQRLALRDIQRDISNILSGLYSLGGKPDVAMLETLVEFDPIFDRYSYEGVPDIRVITYRGYPAMAMLRCSTRESDGKANLHQGAVGVGLDIATGKALFAVQHGRPVTHHPDTGYDFSELEIPHWEKILSLAASCYEVTHLGYLGVDIVLDKHLGPLILELNARPGLAIQIANRTGAVKRYDVIDTQQANLDVTQRVKFSMEHFNMQEGEDQIIMREK; from the coding sequence ATGTTTGCCAATCCTTTTAAGCTTAAAAAGTTGGGTATATTGGGCATGAACAAACGAAATATACATTATATCGGAGCACATAACGATCGTAAATATTATCCTTTGGTGGATAATAAGCTGAAAACCAAGATCGTTGCACAGAATGCCGGTATTGCAGTGCCTAAGCTGATCAAAACCATCGAACGTCAGTCCCAGCTTCGACATTTAAAAGAGATGCTGGAGGGGATCGACGGATTTGTACTTAAGCCTTCCCAGGGAAGCGGAGGAAAGGGTATTTTGGTCATCGTCAAACGTGAAGGTGATGAGTTCATTAAAGCCAACGGGCAGAGACTTGCATTGAGGGATATCCAACGGGATATCTCAAATATTCTCAGCGGTCTCTATTCACTTGGGGGAAAACCCGATGTTGCCATGCTTGAGACACTGGTGGAATTTGACCCTATTTTTGACCGTTACAGTTATGAAGGGGTTCCGGATATCAGGGTGATCACCTATAGAGGATACCCTGCCATGGCAATGTTGCGATGTTCCACACGGGAGAGTGACGGCAAGGCAAATTTACATCAGGGTGCGGTGGGTGTAGGACTGGACATCGCAACAGGCAAGGCACTCTTTGCTGTACAGCATGGTAGACCCGTGACACACCATCCTGATACAGGCTATGATTTCTCTGAGCTTGAAATACCGCATTGGGAGAAGATACTCTCCTTGGCCGCATCATGCTATGAGGTGACCCATTTGGGATACCTGGGTGTAGATATCGTGCTGGACAAGCACTTAGGTCCTTTGATCCTGGAACTCAATGCCCGTCCCGGACTGGCCATACAAATTGCCAACAGAACAGGGGCAGTCAAACGCTATGACGTGATCGATACACAACAAGCCAATCTGGATGTGACGCAGAGAGTCAAATTCTCCATGGAGCATTTTAATATGCAAGAAGGTGAAGATCAAATCATCATGAGAGAAAAGTAA
- a CDS encoding VF530 family DNA-binding protein: MSDADKNNPLHGIKLKQIIEELQEEYGWELLGEFVNIRCFKYDPSINSSLKFLRKTPWARDKVEALYLLMRKKKAKEN, translated from the coding sequence ATGAGTGATGCAGATAAAAACAATCCTTTGCACGGTATCAAACTCAAGCAGATCATAGAAGAGTTGCAAGAAGAGTACGGGTGGGAACTGCTGGGAGAGTTTGTGAACATTCGATGTTTCAAGTATGATCCCAGCATCAACTCCTCTTTGAAATTCTTGAGAAAAACACCCTGGGCAAGAGACAAAGTCGAAGCGTTGTATCTGCTTATGCGAAAGAAGAAAGCAAAAGAAAATTAG
- a CDS encoding 4-(cytidine 5'-diphospho)-2-C-methyl-D-erythritol kinase, which produces MGGFEGGDEGGYWDIDTLPASTDNGNEPKNPTKRQSTIEKTDAGYSIRAHAKVNIFLKITGHKEGYHTLLSRFMYVEDLYDTISFEPCECDTFTIEGCEGIPLESNTIYKAYKALNDHTGDLEILDFFYKHKVVVTKRIPSQAGLGGGSSDAAAFMRLVKEVCNLLISTEELAKLGSTIGADLPFFIYNYTSANVSGFGEIVEPFEEEPLSLELYTPQIGCDTALVYKTFKAQLLDGISLASFIGWEKLDSKTLLERIADPILLNDLYKAALIAYPELKKEAKEGWFFSGSGSTFFRLR; this is translated from the coding sequence ATGGGTGGTTTTGAAGGTGGTGATGAAGGTGGATACTGGGATATCGATACGCTTCCCGCATCGACGGATAACGGAAATGAGCCTAAGAACCCCACTAAAAGACAATCGACGATAGAAAAAACGGATGCAGGATACAGTATCAGGGCCCATGCCAAAGTCAATATCTTTTTAAAGATCACTGGCCACAAAGAGGGCTACCATACCCTGCTCTCCCGTTTCATGTATGTAGAAGATCTCTATGACACCATTAGCTTTGAACCCTGCGAATGTGACACCTTTACCATAGAAGGGTGTGAGGGTATACCACTTGAATCCAATACCATCTACAAAGCCTACAAAGCACTCAATGACCACACCGGTGACCTTGAGATACTTGATTTCTTCTACAAACATAAGGTCGTTGTCACCAAACGCATTCCAAGTCAGGCGGGCTTAGGCGGAGGCAGTTCGGACGCAGCTGCATTTATGCGTTTGGTCAAAGAGGTGTGTAATCTTCTGATCAGTACTGAGGAGTTGGCGAAGCTGGGAAGTACCATAGGTGCAGACCTCCCCTTTTTCATCTATAACTATACTTCGGCAAACGTCAGCGGTTTTGGTGAGATCGTTGAACCCTTTGAAGAAGAACCGCTCTCTTTGGAACTCTATACTCCACAGATAGGCTGCGATACAGCACTGGTCTATAAAACCTTTAAAGCACAGCTTCTCGATGGCATTTCACTGGCTTCTTTCATAGGATGGGAAAAACTTGACTCAAAAACATTGCTCGAACGCATTGCAGACCCGATCCTACTGAATGATCTTTACAAAGCTGCACTCATTGCCTATCCTGAACTCAAAAAAGAAGCGAAAGAAGGATGGTTCTTTTCAGGAAGCGGAAGTACATTTTTCCGTCTGCGTTGA
- the truB gene encoding tRNA pseudouridine(55) synthase TruB, producing MNRLFVVNKPIFRSSNGYMGYVKRKYGTKKVGFSGTLDPFATGCLIVATGQYTKLFQYLNKTPKSYKATLWLGANSPSLDIEKIDSIKEVSPCTRQQIEDALLSLKGELTYYPPKFCAKKINGKRAYELAREGEEVALKTITSTIYDIKLLNYNHPFVHFEATVSEGTYIRSLGALVADKLGVDGTLSSLHRIHEGAFYFEDEKALNPFTHLSIPSNTYTGDETYLELGKKLSLDYFETKENGVYLIETSHFFSIIEIKGEEIKYRFNRIPKFEAC from the coding sequence ATGAATCGATTATTTGTTGTCAATAAACCTATTTTTCGTTCTTCGAATGGATATATGGGGTATGTCAAACGTAAATACGGGACAAAGAAAGTGGGGTTTTCGGGTACGCTTGACCCCTTTGCGACAGGGTGTCTCATCGTCGCTACAGGACAATACACCAAACTCTTCCAATACCTCAACAAAACACCTAAAAGCTACAAAGCTACACTGTGGCTAGGAGCAAACTCTCCAAGTCTTGATATAGAGAAGATAGACAGCATTAAAGAGGTATCTCCTTGTACCCGACAGCAAATAGAAGATGCTTTACTTTCACTCAAAGGCGAACTCACCTACTACCCTCCAAAGTTCTGTGCCAAAAAGATCAACGGGAAACGTGCCTATGAACTTGCACGTGAAGGTGAGGAAGTCGCACTGAAGACCATCACCTCCACGATCTACGACATCAAACTGCTGAACTACAACCATCCTTTTGTACACTTCGAAGCCACAGTCAGTGAAGGGACCTACATTCGCAGTCTCGGTGCCCTTGTGGCAGATAAACTCGGGGTAGACGGTACCCTCTCAAGTCTGCATCGTATCCATGAAGGCGCATTCTACTTTGAGGATGAAAAAGCCCTGAACCCGTTTACGCATTTGTCCATTCCTTCCAATACCTATACGGGTGACGAAACGTACCTTGAACTGGGCAAAAAACTCTCTTTGGACTATTTTGAAACCAAAGAGAATGGGGTCTATCTTATCGAGACTTCACACTTTTTTTCCATTATCGAGATCAAAGGTGAAGAGATCAAGTATAGATTCAACCGTATACCGAAATTCGAAGCGTGCTGA
- a CDS encoding ATP-dependent helicase: METILNALNPSQREAVEHIDGPMLILAGAGSGKTKTLTTRLAYLVGEVGIDPANTLTLTFTNKAAAEMRERALKLMPEKVSYPPLLCTFHKFGLLFLKFHIEKLGRSNAFVIIDSDDKKRLLRSIAKELKVDLNISFIASEISKYKNSLLSPELVLEKAELPDYKKIANIYVKYQANIEENNLVDFDDLLMLTYKILRENDTLRKETSQRYQYIMVDEYQDTNELQFQLLELLSSEHTNLCVVGDDDQSIYGWRGANIRNILEFANNFETCKTVKLETNYRSTEPILNAANTLIEHNSTRLGKKLTSHKGTGQEVKLLHSLDESMEAKAIAHEVQKLLDEGVDPNEIAVLYRINALSRSLEEGFTKAGLGFKLIGGMRFYERAEIKDLISYLRVLSNPHDDFSLIRIINKPKRGIGKASIEKLQKAAFDAKMSLFEYMKKSVHGELPAVVSKKITTALEKLVEDITLLQEALENELGNFITLFEERIKLKDHYAGMVDGFDRILNIDEFYGYFRDAVMKNPDLTLDEFLNDISLQSDQDQVEEDTITIMSIHAAKGLEFEHLFVIGLEEEFFPLLGEGSNMEEERRLGYVAITRAKSDLTLCYVDSRFYKGRRKMIDKSRFLGEAGLIQETSLKITKSSAFKKGDLVKHKIFGIGRVQAANKSGKEYKLLINFGGNKKEILSSFVQSI, encoded by the coding sequence ATGGAAACAATTTTAAATGCATTAAACCCATCACAGCGTGAGGCCGTGGAGCATATTGACGGTCCCATGCTTATCCTTGCAGGTGCAGGCAGCGGGAAGACCAAAACACTGACGACCAGACTTGCTTACCTTGTAGGTGAAGTGGGGATTGACCCTGCAAACACTTTAACCCTTACATTCACCAATAAAGCCGCTGCGGAAATGCGTGAGCGTGCCCTTAAATTGATGCCGGAAAAAGTCTCTTACCCTCCGCTTTTATGTACCTTTCACAAATTCGGTTTGCTCTTTTTAAAATTCCATATCGAAAAACTGGGGAGAAGCAATGCCTTCGTGATCATAGACAGTGACGATAAAAAACGGCTTTTGCGCTCCATAGCCAAAGAGTTGAAGGTAGATCTCAATATCTCATTTATCGCTTCTGAGATCTCAAAATATAAAAACTCGCTTCTCTCCCCTGAACTGGTCCTGGAAAAGGCCGAGCTTCCTGACTACAAAAAAATCGCCAATATCTATGTCAAATACCAGGCGAACATCGAAGAGAACAACCTTGTGGACTTTGATGACCTCCTCATGCTCACCTATAAGATACTCAGGGAAAATGATACGCTCAGGAAAGAGACAAGCCAGCGATACCAGTACATCATGGTGGATGAGTACCAGGATACCAATGAACTGCAGTTCCAACTTCTTGAACTGCTCTCTTCTGAGCATACCAATCTCTGTGTGGTGGGAGATGATGATCAGAGTATTTACGGATGGAGAGGTGCGAACATCCGTAATATCCTGGAATTCGCCAATAATTTTGAGACATGCAAAACGGTCAAACTTGAAACGAATTACCGTTCCACCGAACCTATCCTCAATGCTGCCAATACCCTTATAGAACACAACTCCACGCGTTTGGGTAAAAAACTCACTTCCCATAAAGGAACAGGTCAAGAGGTCAAACTCCTTCACTCACTGGATGAATCGATGGAAGCCAAAGCCATCGCACACGAAGTACAGAAACTTCTCGATGAAGGTGTGGATCCGAACGAAATAGCCGTACTCTACCGTATCAATGCACTCTCCCGTTCACTCGAAGAGGGGTTTACAAAAGCCGGTTTAGGTTTCAAACTCATCGGAGGTATGCGTTTTTATGAACGTGCAGAGATCAAAGACCTCATCTCCTACTTAAGGGTGCTTTCCAATCCGCATGATGATTTTTCTCTCATACGTATTATCAATAAACCTAAAAGAGGTATCGGTAAAGCCTCCATCGAAAAGTTACAGAAAGCTGCATTTGATGCCAAAATGTCACTTTTTGAATATATGAAAAAATCTGTACACGGAGAACTCCCTGCTGTTGTCAGTAAAAAGATCACCACAGCGTTGGAGAAACTTGTCGAAGATATCACGCTCTTGCAGGAAGCTTTGGAAAATGAACTGGGTAACTTCATTACTCTCTTTGAAGAGCGTATCAAGCTTAAAGACCATTATGCCGGTATGGTGGATGGTTTTGACCGCATCTTGAACATCGATGAGTTTTACGGATACTTCAGGGATGCTGTAATGAAAAACCCTGACCTTACACTGGATGAGTTCCTCAACGACATTTCACTGCAGAGTGACCAGGACCAGGTTGAAGAGGACACCATTACCATTATGAGTATCCATGCAGCCAAGGGACTGGAGTTTGAACATCTTTTTGTCATAGGACTGGAAGAGGAGTTCTTCCCTCTACTTGGGGAAGGTTCCAACATGGAAGAGGAGCGTCGTCTGGGCTATGTGGCGATCACCAGAGCAAAGTCGGATCTTACTCTGTGCTATGTTGACAGCCGTTTTTACAAAGGCCGGCGTAAAATGATAGACAAAAGCCGTTTCCTGGGTGAAGCGGGACTGATCCAGGAAACCAGCCTCAAGATCACTAAAAGTTCCGCTTTCAAAAAAGGGGACCTGGTCAAACATAAGATCTTTGGGATCGGGCGTGTACAGGCTGCGAACAAATCCGGTAAAGAGTACAAACTGCTTATCAACTTTGGCGGGAACAAAAAAGAAATACTCAGTTCATTTGTTCAATCGATATAA
- a CDS encoding LysR family transcriptional regulator has protein sequence MLKDFVKLETFLTVSRERSFSKASAKLGISQPAVTQQIKFIEKYLGCKVIERKKNGIKLTHEGEELYKIATRLEKEILSAEQDVLKIINKEITFRLGASYTIGAYIIPGQCLNTIGEAINNSVSLDIDQSDNIIEKLKDRKLDVGLIESPIMDNDLIYREWLEDELVVVSNVPINKTLKTEELYEFDWICRDEGSHTRRVVSEVFEELGVSCKSFNVLSEVNNSATVLQTIKKSDKNPDKPVVSIISKYAIMDEVANGELFEARLRGYTMTRKFFIVYSKENKHNAYVDNVVNYILAGRC, from the coding sequence ATGTTAAAAGATTTTGTAAAGTTAGAAACATTTTTAACTGTATCGCGTGAAAGAAGTTTTTCTAAGGCTTCTGCTAAGTTAGGGATTTCACAGCCGGCTGTGACACAGCAGATCAAATTTATTGAAAAATATCTTGGCTGTAAAGTGATCGAACGTAAAAAGAACGGTATCAAACTCACCCATGAGGGTGAAGAGCTCTACAAGATAGCCACAAGACTTGAAAAAGAGATACTCTCTGCAGAACAGGATGTACTGAAGATCATCAACAAAGAGATCACTTTCAGACTGGGTGCGTCCTATACGATAGGGGCATATATCATCCCTGGTCAATGTCTTAACACGATCGGTGAAGCGATCAACAACAGTGTAAGTTTAGATATAGACCAAAGTGATAACATCATCGAAAAACTCAAAGACAGAAAATTAGATGTGGGTCTGATCGAATCGCCTATTATGGATAACGATCTTATCTACAGAGAGTGGCTGGAAGATGAACTTGTCGTAGTGAGCAATGTGCCTATCAACAAAACATTGAAAACGGAAGAGCTCTATGAGTTTGATTGGATCTGTCGTGATGAGGGTTCACATACAAGACGTGTTGTTTCTGAAGTGTTTGAAGAGTTGGGTGTTTCATGTAAAAGTTTTAACGTACTAAGCGAAGTAAATAATAGTGCTACCGTACTTCAAACGATCAAGAAAAGTGACAAAAACCCAGATAAACCAGTGGTCTCTATCATATCGAAATATGCAATTATGGATGAAGTGGCGAATGGAGAGCTTTTTGAAGCAAGACTCAGAGGTTATACCATGACACGTAAATTCTTTATTGTGTATTCGAAAGAGAATAAACACAATGCCTATGTGGACAATGTAGTGAATTATATCTTAGCAGGCCGCTGCTAA
- a CDS encoding aminotransferase class IV family protein yields MSQERSHTPLLLETIKIEDGVIHNLSYHQLRCNKSRQILFDSHDVLDLSSCIEAPKTGLYRCRILYAEHLHTIEYIPYTPKEIQRLKIVSSDIEYSLKYADRDALNALLESHKDVDEVIIEKKGYLTDTTISNIAFYDGKQWVTPAEPLLEGTMRAKLIDEGFLHPKEIKKERLQNYSHVALMNAMIGFKILNIKPHKLL; encoded by the coding sequence ATGTCACAAGAACGATCACATACACCCCTTCTACTTGAGACGATCAAGATAGAAGATGGAGTCATCCATAACCTTAGCTACCATCAGCTTCGATGTAACAAAAGCCGTCAAATACTTTTTGACTCTCATGATGTACTCGATCTCTCTTCCTGTATAGAGGCACCCAAAACGGGCTTATACCGTTGTCGTATCCTCTACGCAGAACACTTACATACTATAGAGTATATACCCTACACGCCAAAAGAGATACAGCGGCTGAAGATCGTCTCCTCCGATATTGAATACAGTTTAAAATATGCCGACAGAGATGCATTAAATGCCTTGCTGGAATCCCACAAAGATGTGGATGAAGTGATCATAGAAAAAAAGGGCTATCTGACCGATACTACCATATCCAATATCGCCTTTTATGATGGGAAACAGTGGGTGACACCGGCAGAACCTCTGCTTGAAGGCACGATGAGGGCCAAACTGATCGATGAGGGATTTCTCCATCCCAAAGAGATCAAAAAAGAAAGGCTCCAAAACTACTCACATGTAGCTTTAATGAATGCTATGATAGGATTTAAAATTCTAAATATCAAACCACACAAACTATTATAA
- the cysK gene encoding cysteine synthase A: MIANNIEELIGNTPLVKINTLSEETGTTILGKCEFMNPTSSVKDRIAFNMINAAFKSGEIDQNTTIIEPTSGNTGIGLAAICASKGLKLILTMPESMSIERRKLLMHLGAELVLTPASEGMSGAIAKASALEKELDNAKVLQQFNNPNNPDIHRKTTAFEILNDTAGDLDIFVAAVGTGGTLTGTGEILRTKIPSLEIIAVEPSDSPVLEGGQPGPHKIQGIGAGFVPEILNTEIYDDIIAVSNEAAFAMAQKIARKEGLLIGISAGANLHAAYIMASRPENKGKTIVTILCDTAERYLSTELFDT; this comes from the coding sequence ATGATTGCAAACAATATTGAAGAACTGATAGGGAATACGCCTTTGGTCAAAATCAATACACTTTCAGAAGAGACCGGCACGACTATCTTAGGTAAATGTGAATTTATGAATCCTACCTCTTCTGTAAAAGACAGGATTGCCTTTAACATGATCAATGCAGCGTTCAAATCAGGTGAGATCGATCAGAACACTACCATCATTGAACCGACAAGCGGGAACACAGGTATCGGTCTTGCTGCCATTTGTGCATCCAAGGGCCTTAAACTCATTTTGACCATGCCTGAATCTATGAGTATAGAACGCCGTAAACTTCTTATGCACTTGGGTGCAGAGCTTGTGCTTACACCGGCCTCAGAAGGTATGAGCGGGGCTATTGCAAAAGCCTCTGCATTGGAAAAGGAATTGGACAATGCAAAAGTGCTTCAACAATTTAACAATCCGAACAATCCGGATATTCACCGAAAAACCACTGCCTTTGAGATCCTGAATGACACGGCAGGCGATCTGGATATCTTTGTGGCTGCTGTAGGTACGGGCGGAACACTTACCGGTACAGGAGAGATACTCAGAACAAAGATACCTTCACTTGAGATCATCGCAGTGGAACCTTCGGATTCTCCGGTCCTGGAAGGGGGACAGCCCGGACCGCATAAAATCCAGGGTATCGGTGCAGGGTTCGTACCGGAGATCCTCAATACGGAGATTTATGATGACATCATTGCCGTGAGCAATGAAGCCGCTTTTGCCATGGCACAAAAAATTGCCAGAAAAGAGGGACTGCTTATCGGTATCTCTGCAGGAGCAAACCTGCATGCGGCCTACATCATGGCAAGCAGACCGGAAAACAAAGGAAAAACCATCGTCACAATACTATGTGATACGGCTGAACGTTACCTCTCTACAGAACTCTTTGACACTTAA